One Papaver somniferum cultivar HN1 chromosome 10, ASM357369v1, whole genome shotgun sequence genomic window carries:
- the LOC113318374 gene encoding proline-rich receptor-like protein kinase PERK13 isoform X1: MSSSNTSSMNISSSNVSPPPPPPSSSDDNPENLIPSPSVIFRPELESASAPEVSNPQSPPPPPSSPPPSPPPSSPPPSSPPPSSPPPNSPPPSSPPPNSPPPAPVTSPSPPPPQIDSPPVTPSPSPPPPFPSPPPPVVPEPWSQSANSVSPSPTPTTITFVLPPPSPGISGLSPPPIQFPPPTVNPLTPLPGSQTGPTSPPGWSAPPAVPSTPTPDSARNLTPPHSTSNPSPKSGNNGGVVVGAAAAVMGVVVLAMVAFLFFMVKKKRKRGGPGLGVHYGPTPGNVIVQPDGYFYVQQPQNLLVGRSDGLYNGRPPLSPTVEYHNGSSGPDSGVIGLISCFSYEDLMEITNGFSKQNILGQGGFGCVYKGRLLDGRAVAVKQLKTGSSQGEREFRAEVEIISRVHHRHLVSLVGYCIAENQRLLVYEFLPNNNLDHHLHGKGMPVMEWPKRIKIALGAARGLAYLHDDCNPKIIHRDIKSANILLDDTFEAQVSDFGLAKLASDYNTHVSTRVVGTVGYMAPEYASSGKLTDRSDVYSFGVVLLELVTGRKAIDPTQPLGDESLVEWARPLLIHALDTGNFAALIDPKLESRYVETEMLRMIEAAAACVRHAAPRRPRMVQVLRALDSECDGLIDLNNGLKLGQSTAYDSAEYSVEIKRFRRMAFGSWESSDYDILGVDGQSSNGVTVELEESGSVEFPSSSDSESHLMKSPHSKQRNRLKPRDLEEGIAQRHAH; the protein is encoded by the exons ATGTCGTCGTCAAATACAAGCTCGATGAATATCTCATCGAGCAATgtatctcctcctcctcctccaccatcGAGTAGCGATGATAATCCAGAAAATTTAATACCTTCGCCATCTGTAATCTTCCGACCTGAATTGGAATCTGCAAGCGCTCCTGAAGTCTCAAACCCacaatctccaccaccaccaccaagttCTCCGCCTCCTTCTCCTCCGCCAAGTTCTCCTCCGCCAAGTTCTCCCCCGCCAAGTTCTCCACCACCCAATTCTCCACCACCTTCCTCACCACCTCCAAATTCTCCACCACCAGCTCCGGTGACTTCACCATCTCCGCCACCCCCACAGATAGATTCTCCGCCTGTTACTCCATCTCCTTCTCCTCCTCCCCCGTTTCCTTCTCCTCCTCCCCCAGTTGTTCCGGAGCCATGGAGTCAAAGTGCAAATTCTGTTAGCCCTTCGCCAACGCCAACAACCATCACGTTTGTTTTACCTCCACCATCTCCAGGAATCTCCGGATTGTCACCTCCTCCAATACAATTTCCCCCGCCCACCGTTAACCCATTAACTCCATTGCCTGGATCACAAACAGGACCTACTTCCCCCCCAGGTTGGTCCGCACCACCTGCAGTACCATCTACCCCTACGCCAGATTCTGCCCGTAATCTAACTCCTCCTCACTCCACATCCAATCCTTCACCGAAATCAGGGAACAACGGTGGAGTTGTTGTCGGAGCTGCTGCCGCAGTAATGGGAGTAGTAGTTCTCGCCATGGTTGCTTTCCTTTTctttatggtgaaaaagaagaggaagaggggAGGACCCGGACTTGGTGTGCATTATGGACCTACCCCTGGTAATGTCATTGTCCAACCAG ATGGGTACTTCTATGTCCAACAACCGCAAAACCTGTTAGTAGGTCGATCAGATGGATTGTACAATGGAAGGCCACCACTGTCTCCCACAGTTGAATATCACAATGGAAGTAGTGGACCTGATTCAGGTGTAATAGGACTTATATCATGCTTTAGCTATGAAGATTTGATGGAGATAACAAATGGGTTCTCTAAGCAAAATATTCTTGGACAAGGTGGATTCGGGTGTGTATACAAGGGTAGGCTTCTAGATGGAAGAGCAGTTGCAGTAAAACAGCTCAAGACAGGCAGCAGCCAGGGGGAACGGGAGTTTAGAGCTGAAGTAGAGATCATTAGTCGTGTGCACCACAGGCATCTAGTCTCTTTGGTTGGATATTGCATCGCTgaaaatcagcgattgcttgtatACGAATTTCTACCTAATAACAATCTAGATCATCATTTGCACG GTAAAGGAATGCCTGTGATGGAATGGCCAAAAAGAATTAAAATTGCTCTTGGTGCTGCTCGTGGATTGGCATATCTACATGACGATT GTAACCCAAAGATAATTCATAGGGATATCAAGTCTGCAAACATTTTATTAGATGATACTTTTGAAGCACAG GTTTCAGACTTTGGACTCGCCAAACTAGCAAGTGATTATAACACTCATGTATCAACTCGTGTGGTGGGGACGGTTGG GTATATGGCACCAGAGTACGCATCCAGCGGAAAACTGACTGATAGGTCGGATGTGTATTCATTCGGAGTAGTGCTTCTCGAGCTTGTGACAGGGCGTAAAGCCATCGATCCAACTCAGCCTTTAGGTGATGAGAGTTTAGTTGAATGG GCTCGACCACTTCTCATTCATGCTCTTGACACTGGAAATTTTGCCGCATTAATAGATCCAAAACTTGAAAGCAGATATGTAGAGACTGAGATGTTACGGATGATTGAGGCAGCTGCTGCTTGTGTTCGTCATGCAGCCCCTAGGCGGCCTCGTATGGTGCAG GTTTTACGAGCATTAGATAGTGAATGCGACGGGTTAATAGATCTTAACAATGGTTTAAAGCTTGGCCAAAGTACTGCATATGACTCTGCTGAGTACAGTGTCGAAATTAAGCGATTTCGGAGGATGGCTTTCGGCAGTTGGGAGAGCTCTGATTATGATATATTAGGTGTGGATGGGCAGAGTTCTAATGGTGTTACCGTTGAGCTCGAGGAATCTGGTTCCGTCGAGTTCCCAAGCAGCAGTGATTCGGAAAGTCATCTGATGAAGTCACCGCATTCGAAGCAACGAAACCGTTTGAAACCAAG AGATCTTGAGGAGGGTATTGCACAAAGACATGCACATTAG
- the LOC113318374 gene encoding proline-rich receptor-like protein kinase PERK8 isoform X2 — protein MSSSNTSSMNISSSNVSPPPPPPSSSDDNPENLIPSPSVIFRPELESASAPEVSNPQSPPPPPSSPPPSPPPSSPPPSSPPPSSPPPNSPPPSSPPPNSPPPAPVTSPSPPPPQIDSPPVTPSPSPPPPFPSPPPPVVPEPWSQSANSVSPSPTPTTITFVLPPPSPGISGLSPPPIQFPPPTVNPLTPLPGSQTGPTSPPGWSAPPAVPSTPTPDSARNLTPPHSTSNPSPKSGNNGGVVVGAAAAVMGVVVLAMVAFLFFMVKKKRKRGGPGLGVHYGPTPDGYFYVQQPQNLLVGRSDGLYNGRPPLSPTVEYHNGSSGPDSGVIGLISCFSYEDLMEITNGFSKQNILGQGGFGCVYKGRLLDGRAVAVKQLKTGSSQGEREFRAEVEIISRVHHRHLVSLVGYCIAENQRLLVYEFLPNNNLDHHLHGKGMPVMEWPKRIKIALGAARGLAYLHDDCNPKIIHRDIKSANILLDDTFEAQVSDFGLAKLASDYNTHVSTRVVGTVGYMAPEYASSGKLTDRSDVYSFGVVLLELVTGRKAIDPTQPLGDESLVEWARPLLIHALDTGNFAALIDPKLESRYVETEMLRMIEAAAACVRHAAPRRPRMVQVLRALDSECDGLIDLNNGLKLGQSTAYDSAEYSVEIKRFRRMAFGSWESSDYDILGVDGQSSNGVTVELEESGSVEFPSSSDSESHLMKSPHSKQRNRLKPRDLEEGIAQRHAH, from the exons ATGTCGTCGTCAAATACAAGCTCGATGAATATCTCATCGAGCAATgtatctcctcctcctcctccaccatcGAGTAGCGATGATAATCCAGAAAATTTAATACCTTCGCCATCTGTAATCTTCCGACCTGAATTGGAATCTGCAAGCGCTCCTGAAGTCTCAAACCCacaatctccaccaccaccaccaagttCTCCGCCTCCTTCTCCTCCGCCAAGTTCTCCTCCGCCAAGTTCTCCCCCGCCAAGTTCTCCACCACCCAATTCTCCACCACCTTCCTCACCACCTCCAAATTCTCCACCACCAGCTCCGGTGACTTCACCATCTCCGCCACCCCCACAGATAGATTCTCCGCCTGTTACTCCATCTCCTTCTCCTCCTCCCCCGTTTCCTTCTCCTCCTCCCCCAGTTGTTCCGGAGCCATGGAGTCAAAGTGCAAATTCTGTTAGCCCTTCGCCAACGCCAACAACCATCACGTTTGTTTTACCTCCACCATCTCCAGGAATCTCCGGATTGTCACCTCCTCCAATACAATTTCCCCCGCCCACCGTTAACCCATTAACTCCATTGCCTGGATCACAAACAGGACCTACTTCCCCCCCAGGTTGGTCCGCACCACCTGCAGTACCATCTACCCCTACGCCAGATTCTGCCCGTAATCTAACTCCTCCTCACTCCACATCCAATCCTTCACCGAAATCAGGGAACAACGGTGGAGTTGTTGTCGGAGCTGCTGCCGCAGTAATGGGAGTAGTAGTTCTCGCCATGGTTGCTTTCCTTTTctttatggtgaaaaagaagaggaagaggggAGGACCCGGACTTGGTGTGCATTATGGACCTACCCCTG ATGGGTACTTCTATGTCCAACAACCGCAAAACCTGTTAGTAGGTCGATCAGATGGATTGTACAATGGAAGGCCACCACTGTCTCCCACAGTTGAATATCACAATGGAAGTAGTGGACCTGATTCAGGTGTAATAGGACTTATATCATGCTTTAGCTATGAAGATTTGATGGAGATAACAAATGGGTTCTCTAAGCAAAATATTCTTGGACAAGGTGGATTCGGGTGTGTATACAAGGGTAGGCTTCTAGATGGAAGAGCAGTTGCAGTAAAACAGCTCAAGACAGGCAGCAGCCAGGGGGAACGGGAGTTTAGAGCTGAAGTAGAGATCATTAGTCGTGTGCACCACAGGCATCTAGTCTCTTTGGTTGGATATTGCATCGCTgaaaatcagcgattgcttgtatACGAATTTCTACCTAATAACAATCTAGATCATCATTTGCACG GTAAAGGAATGCCTGTGATGGAATGGCCAAAAAGAATTAAAATTGCTCTTGGTGCTGCTCGTGGATTGGCATATCTACATGACGATT GTAACCCAAAGATAATTCATAGGGATATCAAGTCTGCAAACATTTTATTAGATGATACTTTTGAAGCACAG GTTTCAGACTTTGGACTCGCCAAACTAGCAAGTGATTATAACACTCATGTATCAACTCGTGTGGTGGGGACGGTTGG GTATATGGCACCAGAGTACGCATCCAGCGGAAAACTGACTGATAGGTCGGATGTGTATTCATTCGGAGTAGTGCTTCTCGAGCTTGTGACAGGGCGTAAAGCCATCGATCCAACTCAGCCTTTAGGTGATGAGAGTTTAGTTGAATGG GCTCGACCACTTCTCATTCATGCTCTTGACACTGGAAATTTTGCCGCATTAATAGATCCAAAACTTGAAAGCAGATATGTAGAGACTGAGATGTTACGGATGATTGAGGCAGCTGCTGCTTGTGTTCGTCATGCAGCCCCTAGGCGGCCTCGTATGGTGCAG GTTTTACGAGCATTAGATAGTGAATGCGACGGGTTAATAGATCTTAACAATGGTTTAAAGCTTGGCCAAAGTACTGCATATGACTCTGCTGAGTACAGTGTCGAAATTAAGCGATTTCGGAGGATGGCTTTCGGCAGTTGGGAGAGCTCTGATTATGATATATTAGGTGTGGATGGGCAGAGTTCTAATGGTGTTACCGTTGAGCTCGAGGAATCTGGTTCCGTCGAGTTCCCAAGCAGCAGTGATTCGGAAAGTCATCTGATGAAGTCACCGCATTCGAAGCAACGAAACCGTTTGAAACCAAG AGATCTTGAGGAGGGTATTGCACAAAGACATGCACATTAG